A single genomic interval of Deltaproteobacteria bacterium harbors:
- the pabB gene encoding aminodeoxychorismate synthase component I has translation MLPYLCGRLYPFDIREALPALREEDGCVFLETALARREDTRSYLFTRPEAVITAHGPQDRDACFLAVKKALDQGKYLAGWWAYEWGYCLEPRLAPLLAQKHTALPLVWLGVYDRPRIWEHGESPQGVHPFDAFAPFEIRDPDLDVDWAGYADAVTRILDLIRSGETYQVNYTTRLRFGFRGDPVDLYLSLRAGQAVPYAAFIRTGGLSVLSFSPELFFRIDGMRIRSRPMKGTIRRGKTGDEDARLALALASDPKNRAENVMIVDLIRNDIGRLARTGTVTVDELFAVERYQGLFQMTSTISGEIRPNLTHREVMTALFPCGSVTGAPKIRTMEIIAGLETSPRGIYTGAIGFLSPTGHAVLNVAIRTVILDGETGEMGLGSGIVIDSDPSSEYEECLLKGRFLTNAQGNLGKRHGTPKKTGGLSLIETMRWEPETGIHLLDRHLARMARSAHYFGIPWDQVLARNALKTWEKGLTAEKGACLVRLLLHQNGRIELSSSPLETVPEPVLFDISTARTDPDDPFLRHKTTRRGLYDQELEKARERGLFDRVMVNTRGEVTEGCITNVFLRRDGILVTPALSCGLLPGTLREELLEQGYAVEGILRPEDLFGAEEIYLGNSVRGLLRAYMSSMNSPGESGTTSTSSSRAFTSRTKASTVPVKAGKVP, from the coding sequence ATGTTACCCTATCTGTGCGGAAGACTCTATCCCTTTGACATCCGCGAGGCCCTCCCGGCCCTGCGTGAAGAGGACGGGTGTGTCTTCCTCGAAACTGCCCTTGCCCGTAGGGAGGATACCAGGTCCTATCTCTTCACGAGGCCCGAGGCCGTCATCACGGCGCACGGCCCCCAAGACCGGGACGCCTGTTTCCTCGCAGTGAAAAAGGCCCTTGACCAGGGGAAATATCTCGCAGGCTGGTGGGCGTACGAGTGGGGGTACTGCCTGGAGCCGCGCCTTGCCCCGCTCCTTGCGCAGAAACATACCGCACTCCCCCTCGTCTGGCTCGGGGTGTATGACAGGCCAAGGATCTGGGAACATGGAGAATCTCCCCAGGGCGTCCACCCCTTTGACGCCTTTGCCCCCTTCGAGATACGGGACCCGGATCTCGACGTGGACTGGGCCGGCTATGCGGATGCGGTCACAAGGATCCTGGACCTCATCCGCTCAGGCGAGACCTACCAGGTGAACTACACGACCCGGCTCCGGTTCGGTTTTAGGGGGGATCCAGTGGATCTCTATCTCTCTTTGAGGGCCGGACAGGCCGTTCCCTATGCGGCCTTCATAAGGACGGGTGGGCTTTCCGTCCTCTCCTTTTCCCCTGAGCTCTTCTTTCGCATCGATGGGATGCGCATCCGGTCCCGGCCCATGAAGGGGACCATCCGAAGGGGAAAAACCGGCGATGAAGATGCGCGTCTTGCCTTGGCCCTTGCCTCTGACCCCAAGAACCGGGCCGAAAACGTCATGATCGTGGACCTCATTCGAAACGATATCGGCCGTCTCGCCAGGACCGGAACCGTCACGGTGGACGAACTCTTTGCGGTCGAGAGGTATCAGGGCCTCTTCCAGATGACGTCCACGATCTCAGGTGAGATCAGGCCGAATCTCACCCACCGCGAGGTAATGACGGCCCTTTTCCCCTGCGGGTCTGTCACAGGAGCCCCAAAGATCCGCACCATGGAGATCATCGCAGGTCTCGAGACCTCGCCTCGGGGGATCTACACCGGGGCCATAGGCTTTCTCTCCCCGACTGGACATGCAGTCCTGAACGTGGCCATCCGCACGGTGATCCTGGACGGGGAAACCGGGGAGATGGGCCTGGGAAGCGGGATCGTCATCGACTCGGACCCGAGCTCCGAATACGAGGAATGCCTTCTAAAGGGCAGGTTTCTCACAAATGCCCAGGGAAATCTCGGCAAAAGACATGGAACCCCAAAAAAGACGGGTGGTCTTTCCCTCATCGAGACCATGCGATGGGAACCAGAGACGGGCATCCATCTTCTAGATCGCCACCTCGCTCGCATGGCCCGTTCCGCGCATTACTTCGGCATCCCATGGGACCAGGTGTTGGCGAGAAATGCCCTCAAGACATGGGAAAAGGGCCTTACGGCCGAAAAGGGGGCCTGCCTGGTCCGGCTCCTCCTGCACCAGAACGGAAGGATCGAGCTCTCTTCATCGCCGCTCGAAACGGTCCCTGAGCCCGTCCTCTTTGACATATCCACTGCCCGGACAGACCCTGACGATCCCTTTCTCCGGCACAAGACGACCCGGCGGGGGCTCTACGACCAGGAGCTTGAAAAGGCCCGGGAGCGCGGGCTCTTTGACCGGGTCATGGTGAACACGCGGGGCGAGGTCACAGAGGGCTGCATCACAAACGTCTTTCTCAGACGGGATGGTATCCTCGTGACCCCTGCCCTCTCATGCGGGCTCCTTCCTGGGACCCTGCGAGAGGAGCTCCTCGAGCAGGGGTATGCGGTGGAAGGCATCCTCCGTCCGGAGGACCTCTTCGGGGCGGAGGAGATCTACTTAGGGAATTCGGTCAGAGGACTCCTTCGCGCCTATATGAGCTCGATGAACTCGCCAGGTGAGAGCGGGACCACTTCCACGTCGAGTTCGAGGGCGTTTACCTCACGCACAAAGGCATCAACTGTCCCGGTCAAGGCCGGGAAGGTCCCGTAG